From a region of the uncultured Draconibacterium sp. genome:
- a CDS encoding SusC/RagA family TonB-linked outer membrane protein encodes MKYIQKRFILFALFAVVPFLMNAQTPAGNETDTIIITDDPLVQVPFRKVAKSDILGGVSVVDLEELTKKNYNTYSLDNMQGYIGGFTGNALWGMGEYLVLVDGIPRAANNVLPTEIEQITFLKSAAAVVLYGSRASKGVILISTKRGKDTPLEINVRANTGLHVSKSNPSYLGSAQYMTLFNEARVNDGQSPLYGDEEIYHSASGSNPYRYPNVDFYSSDYLKSYYNRTDVSTEILGGNERAKFYTNIGYYRQGDVFDFGEATDNYTDRLNIRGNIDLKLNDFISAYINTNATFYNSRSANATDRDADDNITDNYWTYASIMRPNRVAPLIPLDFIDPNDQQSWNLVNGSENLIGGQYFLGGTQVDQTNVFADYYAGGYSKWTSRQFQFDTGLDFDLKGITEGLKFHTQFAVDYATSYSTSYNNSYAVYEPSWYDYNGTDVIAGITKYNNDEKSGQQNVGGSTSNQTIAFSGYFTYDKTINADHNLNAMLIASGYQITNSGQYHRTSSANAGLQLGYNYKHKYYADFSASVIHSAKLPEGNRQALSPTVSLGWKISEEDFMDNSSVFDELSLNLSGSILNSDLDIEDFYMYEATYTQANGAWWGWYDGASERSTNSKRGGNDELDFVKRKEVSATLMASLWDKLLTVNSSFFINSTEGLLIEPSTIFPNYFFTWWPEASFIPTVNFNNDKRVGFDFNVKVNKQVGEVDLTLGVSGIYYTTEATQRDENYEYDYQYREGNAIDGLWGLESAGLFQSAEEVTGSPEQKFGGTVKPGDIKYVDQNGDNIIDDKDQVYLGRAGWSGAPLTLGVNFTAKYKGFTFFALGTGNYGAYAMKDDAYHWVYGDRKYSEVVLDRWTEETKATATYPRLTTENGSNNFRSSDFWMYKTDRFNIAKVQITYDLPQSLIQNSLFENISTYVSGANLLTISKEKDILELEFDSAPQTRFFNIGLKATF; translated from the coding sequence ATGAAATATATACAAAAGAGATTCATTTTATTTGCCCTGTTTGCAGTAGTTCCGTTTTTGATGAACGCGCAAACTCCGGCAGGAAATGAAACCGATACGATCATTATAACCGATGACCCATTAGTGCAGGTACCTTTTCGTAAGGTAGCTAAAAGCGACATTTTGGGTGGTGTTTCGGTGGTCGATCTCGAAGAATTAACCAAAAAGAACTATAATACGTATAGTTTAGACAATATGCAGGGCTACATTGGTGGTTTCACCGGTAATGCACTGTGGGGCATGGGCGAATACCTGGTGCTGGTTGACGGAATACCGCGTGCAGCCAACAATGTGTTGCCAACAGAGATTGAGCAGATCACTTTCCTGAAATCTGCTGCTGCGGTTGTACTATATGGTAGCCGCGCTTCAAAAGGTGTTATTCTAATTTCTACAAAACGTGGTAAAGACACACCACTTGAAATTAATGTACGTGCAAATACCGGTCTCCATGTATCAAAAAGCAATCCTTCTTATTTAGGATCGGCACAATACATGACACTATTTAATGAAGCTCGTGTAAACGATGGTCAGTCGCCTTTGTACGGCGATGAAGAAATTTACCATTCCGCATCAGGAAGCAATCCATACCGCTATCCGAATGTAGATTTCTATTCATCGGATTATTTAAAATCGTACTACAACCGTACCGACGTTTCTACTGAGATTTTGGGAGGTAATGAACGTGCTAAGTTTTACACCAATATTGGATATTACCGCCAGGGCGATGTTTTTGACTTTGGCGAAGCGACTGATAATTATACCGACCGCTTGAATATCCGTGGTAACATTGATTTGAAACTGAATGATTTTATCAGTGCCTATATCAATACAAATGCAACTTTCTACAATTCAAGAAGTGCAAATGCCACCGACCGTGATGCAGATGATAATATTACCGACAACTACTGGACATACGCTTCAATAATGCGGCCAAACAGAGTTGCTCCGCTAATTCCACTTGATTTTATCGATCCAAACGATCAACAATCGTGGAATTTAGTAAACGGTAGCGAAAACCTTATTGGAGGTCAGTATTTCCTTGGAGGGACCCAGGTGGATCAAACCAATGTATTTGCTGATTATTATGCGGGTGGTTACAGCAAGTGGACAAGCCGACAGTTTCAGTTTGATACCGGTTTGGATTTCGATCTGAAAGGAATTACAGAAGGATTAAAATTCCACACACAGTTTGCTGTTGATTATGCTACTTCGTACAGCACATCATATAATAACTCTTATGCAGTGTATGAACCAAGCTGGTACGATTACAACGGCACCGATGTTATTGCCGGCATAACAAAGTATAATAATGATGAAAAATCGGGTCAGCAAAACGTTGGAGGAAGTACCAGCAATCAAACTATTGCGTTCTCAGGGTATTTCACATACGACAAAACCATAAATGCAGACCACAATCTGAATGCAATGTTAATTGCATCGGGTTATCAAATTACAAACTCTGGTCAATATCACCGTACCAGCAGTGCAAATGCCGGTTTGCAGTTAGGTTACAACTACAAGCATAAATACTATGCTGACTTTAGTGCATCGGTAATCCACTCGGCAAAACTGCCCGAAGGAAATCGCCAGGCACTGTCTCCAACTGTAAGTTTAGGATGGAAAATCAGTGAAGAGGATTTTATGGACAACTCATCTGTATTTGATGAATTGAGCCTGAACTTGTCGGGAAGTATCCTGAATTCAGACCTTGATATTGAAGATTTCTATATGTACGAAGCCACCTACACGCAGGCTAACGGTGCATGGTGGGGATGGTACGATGGAGCATCTGAACGTTCAACCAACTCGAAACGAGGAGGAAATGATGAATTGGACTTTGTAAAACGCAAAGAAGTATCAGCTACTTTGATGGCTTCTCTTTGGGATAAACTGTTGACAGTGAATTCCTCGTTTTTTATCAATTCTACCGAAGGATTGTTGATCGAGCCTTCAACCATTTTTCCAAATTATTTCTTTACGTGGTGGCCTGAAGCTTCATTTATTCCTACTGTTAACTTCAACAACGATAAACGTGTTGGATTTGACTTTAATGTGAAGGTAAACAAACAGGTTGGAGAAGTAGATCTTACCTTGGGCGTTTCGGGTATTTACTATACCACCGAAGCTACACAACGTGATGAGAATTACGAATACGACTATCAGTACCGCGAAGGAAATGCCATTGACGGACTCTGGGGGTTGGAAAGTGCCGGTTTATTCCAGAGTGCTGAGGAAGTTACTGGTTCTCCTGAACAGAAATTTGGAGGAACGGTTAAACCCGGCGACATTAAATATGTAGATCAAAACGGTGATAATATAATCGACGATAAAGATCAGGTTTACCTTGGCCGTGCCGGATGGAGTGGTGCACCACTTACTTTGGGTGTAAACTTTACAGCAAAATATAAAGGCTTTACATTCTTTGCTCTGGGTACCGGAAATTATGGCGCTTATGCTATGAAAGATGACGCGTACCACTGGGTTTACGGAGATAGAAAATACTCGGAAGTAGTGCTCGACCGTTGGACGGAAGAAACAAAAGCTACAGCTACTTATCCACGACTGACAACAGAAAATGGAAGTAACAATTTCCGTAGCTCTGATTTCTGGATGTACAAAACAGACCGTTTTAATATTGCGAAAGTACAGATCACTTACGATCTGCCACAAAGCCTGATTCAAAACAGTTTGTTCGAAAACATCTCGACATATGTAAGTGGAGCTAACCTGTTAACTATTTCGAAGGAAAAAGATATCCTGGAACTGGAATTTGACAGTGCTCCGCAAACGCGATTCTTTAACATTGGTTTAAAGGCCACATTCTAA
- a CDS encoding DUF5627 domain-containing protein: protein MKQIKFLMIVSAGIFAMLFTSCENQDVEFPDFDYSTVYFAYQYPVRTIVLGEDIIDNTLDNEYKCEIYATIGGVYTNDQSIGIDVTVDNNLCNNLYFDSEFTMPVQAMPSNYYSLAADKIYLDKTIQDGVEVQLSDAFFADPEALKNTYVIPLRMTNVVNADSILSGVPKFDGAVRGKETDWDVLPKDFILYCVKFINPWEGNYLRRGEDVITEGGATSTVTRGAEYVEDDEVVALNTASLNTVEFPVTLVDENGENVTCTLLLTFDDQNACTISSVTEGFTASGSGSFVIDGEKNSWGNKDRNALYLDYTIDMGSKSYATSDILVVRDRGVTMETFSPSYNVN, encoded by the coding sequence ATGAAACAGATTAAATTTTTAATGATAGTGTCGGCCGGAATATTTGCAATGCTATTCACGTCTTGCGAGAATCAGGATGTAGAGTTTCCGGATTTTGACTACAGCACTGTATATTTTGCCTATCAATATCCGGTAAGGACCATTGTACTTGGCGAAGATATTATCGATAATACGCTGGATAATGAATATAAGTGCGAAATTTACGCTACCATTGGTGGTGTTTACACTAACGATCAAAGTATTGGTATCGATGTAACTGTCGACAATAACTTGTGCAACAATCTGTATTTCGATAGCGAATTTACGATGCCGGTTCAAGCTATGCCAAGCAACTACTATTCGTTGGCTGCTGATAAAATCTATTTGGATAAAACCATACAAGATGGCGTTGAAGTTCAACTTTCGGATGCATTTTTTGCCGATCCGGAGGCACTGAAAAATACCTATGTTATTCCTTTGCGAATGACTAATGTGGTAAATGCCGACTCCATCCTTTCCGGAGTTCCTAAGTTTGACGGAGCTGTTAGAGGAAAGGAGACTGACTGGGATGTTCTACCAAAAGACTTTATACTTTACTGTGTAAAATTCATCAATCCATGGGAAGGTAACTATTTACGCCGTGGTGAAGATGTAATTACCGAAGGCGGAGCAACCAGTACCGTTACCCGCGGGGCTGAATATGTTGAAGATGATGAGGTGGTTGCATTAAATACTGCTTCTTTGAATACGGTTGAATTCCCGGTTACACTTGTTGATGAAAACGGTGAAAACGTAACATGCACTTTGCTACTTACCTTCGATGACCAGAATGCCTGTACTATTTCTTCAGTAACTGAAGGATTTACCGCATCGGGTAGTGGTTCTTTTGTTATCGATGGAGAGAAAAACAGCTGGGGAAACAAAGACCGTAATGCGCTTTACCTGGACTATACCATTGATATGGGAAGCAAAAGTTATGCAACAAGTGATATACTGGTTGTTCGCGACCGGGGTGTTACGATGGAAACATTCTCGCCATCATATAATGTAAACTAA
- a CDS encoding RagB/SusD family nutrient uptake outer membrane protein codes for MKNIIKLVVLVLLFTACDDMFDPALENNRGLDAMYNEPTYAQGILANAYILLPYSSAPQSDVATDDAVTNDNDNDYLAMATGSWTASTNPMSQWQGRRNAIQYINLFLANTDEVVWSKDEVINTMYNDRLKGEAYALRAVQMLALLKAHGGWTAGGELLGIPIITEPETAESDFNLPRNTFQQCIDQIIADANTAMDLLPLDFGNISDGEVPSKYQSLGVTNAGDYNRVNGNHMRGRITGRIVEAIRAQATLLAASPAYNAGTTVSWEDAANFAADVLDRVGGPNGLAANGNTWYANISEIEGLASGVTPPEIIWRGDVGQNNDLETDNFPPSLYGNGRVNPTQNLVDAFPSVDGYPITDPSSNYDPENPYANRDPRLNDYIVVNESTQGPNSDVIVTGTYADDNDGINQENGRSTRTGYYLRKLLRYDCNPNPEFDTDQKHYAARIRYTEIFLAYAEAANEAWGPTGNGGNTYSAYDVIKAIRERAGIGLDNGDAYLESVKGDQDAMRELIRNERRIELCFENQRFWDLRRWEVANLNETARGIQIDETDGTNTYSPIDVESRNYADYMYYGPVPYGELQKWSNLEQNAGW; via the coding sequence ATGAAGAATATAATAAAATTAGTGGTTCTTGTACTTCTGTTCACCGCCTGCGACGACATGTTCGATCCGGCTTTGGAGAACAATAGGGGACTTGACGCGATGTACAACGAGCCTACATATGCACAAGGTATTTTGGCCAACGCATACATATTATTGCCTTATTCGTCGGCTCCGCAAAGCGATGTGGCAACAGATGATGCAGTAACCAATGATAACGATAACGATTATCTGGCAATGGCCACCGGATCGTGGACAGCCAGTACTAATCCAATGTCGCAATGGCAAGGCCGAAGAAATGCTATTCAATATATCAATCTGTTTTTAGCCAATACCGACGAAGTGGTTTGGAGTAAAGATGAAGTGATAAACACCATGTATAACGACCGTTTGAAAGGTGAGGCTTATGCGCTGAGAGCCGTTCAAATGCTTGCACTTTTGAAAGCACACGGTGGTTGGACTGCAGGTGGAGAATTACTGGGGATTCCGATTATTACTGAGCCTGAAACGGCTGAGTCGGACTTTAACTTGCCACGTAATACATTCCAGCAATGTATCGATCAGATTATTGCTGATGCAAATACTGCAATGGATCTTTTACCCTTGGATTTCGGCAATATTTCTGATGGCGAAGTTCCATCAAAATACCAATCACTGGGAGTTACAAACGCCGGCGATTACAACCGTGTAAACGGTAACCATATGCGTGGCCGTATAACCGGACGTATTGTTGAAGCTATTCGTGCTCAGGCTACTTTACTGGCTGCAAGTCCGGCTTACAATGCCGGTACAACTGTATCGTGGGAAGATGCTGCGAACTTTGCTGCCGATGTTTTGGACCGTGTTGGCGGACCAAATGGTTTGGCTGCGAATGGAAATACATGGTATGCCAATATCAGCGAAATTGAAGGTTTGGCTTCAGGTGTAACACCACCCGAAATTATCTGGAGAGGTGATGTAGGTCAGAATAACGATCTGGAAACCGATAACTTCCCTCCGTCGTTATATGGTAACGGACGTGTAAATCCTACACAAAACCTTGTTGATGCATTCCCATCTGTTGATGGTTATCCGATTACTGATCCTTCGAGTAACTACGATCCTGAAAATCCTTACGCAAATCGCGACCCACGATTGAATGATTATATTGTGGTAAACGAAAGTACACAAGGACCAAACAGCGATGTAATTGTAACCGGAACTTACGCCGACGACAATGACGGAATTAATCAGGAAAACGGAAGATCGACCCGTACCGGTTACTACTTGCGCAAACTGTTGCGCTACGACTGTAACCCAAATCCTGAGTTCGATACCGATCAAAAGCACTACGCTGCCCGTATTCGCTACACCGAAATATTCCTTGCTTATGCCGAAGCGGCTAACGAAGCATGGGGGCCAACAGGTAATGGTGGAAACACGTATTCTGCTTACGATGTAATTAAAGCAATCCGCGAAAGAGCAGGTATTGGCCTGGATAATGGCGATGCCTACCTCGAATCGGTTAAAGGCGATCAGGATGCAATGCGCGAATTGATCAGAAACGAACGTCGTATTGAGCTTTGTTTCGAGAATCAGCGCTTCTGGGATTTACGTCGCTGGGAGGTAGCAAACCTGAACGAAACGGCTCGTGGTATACAAATCGATGAAACGGATGGTACAAATACTTACTCTCCAATTGATGTGGAGTCGAGAAATTATGCCGATTACATGTATTACGGACCAGTTCCTTACGGTGAATTACAGAAATGGAGTAACCTGGAACAAAATGCAGGTTGGTAA
- a CDS encoding RagB/SusD family nutrient uptake outer membrane protein yields MKNIHKTLLKSGVLLIMLLGLFSCEEYLDKAPESIVSEEVAFSNFTNFQGYIEEIYNCIPDKEKKYWTTSWNWGDDELFNLEGSWHMTNQVDIGNFWAWQNNDGTWFDDSNANPTSTNKFDHGLYAHAWYCIRKANMGLENLDLLTVATQEERDFIEGQLYFFRAWWHIEMMQYLGGLPYIDYVLPAGEKLTLARLSYQECADKAGADLRKAADLLPIDWDETSVGKNTLGKNQLRANKIMALGYLGKNYLWAASPLMKNGAETGGGNTYNYDEDYARKAADAFGELLNLVEGGQTQYSLVDFDYEDIYNHKKSSGVDTKYSDMFYTTGQNWLMPGSTEAIFRGPSTDFNGSNWNTTKTFGPKVKGIVEHDNIIHHPTANYVKNYGMANGLPLDDPESGFDPEYPFKDRDPRFYHDIVFDGFKYVNATMPADMEYLRYTGLATNGTMRNAADGSRTGYFIQKLVPHTANKYDGAYNWSDNLHTYLPYMRLGDIYTMYAEACAAFGGASGKASNFTKTAEDALNTLRDRCGAGHVAASYTASREKFIDEVRRERAVELSFEGFRFNDLQRWLLLTEYPYNVKTSQEFDRVEDAEFYENNDPRDARVANFREEVILTRQFGVKHYWFPLKIEDVSMYPEFGQNPGW; encoded by the coding sequence TTTTCAGGGTTATATTGAAGAGATTTACAACTGTATTCCTGATAAAGAAAAGAAATACTGGACCACCTCGTGGAACTGGGGTGACGATGAGCTGTTTAACCTCGAAGGTAGCTGGCACATGACCAACCAGGTTGATATTGGTAACTTCTGGGCATGGCAAAACAATGATGGTACCTGGTTTGATGATAGTAATGCAAATCCAACTTCTACCAATAAATTTGATCATGGTTTGTATGCGCATGCATGGTATTGCATTCGTAAAGCGAATATGGGCCTCGAAAATCTTGACTTGCTAACTGTGGCAACACAAGAGGAAAGAGATTTTATCGAAGGACAGCTCTACTTTTTCAGAGCATGGTGGCATATTGAAATGATGCAGTATCTTGGCGGTTTGCCATATATTGATTACGTATTGCCTGCTGGTGAAAAACTGACTTTAGCACGACTTAGCTATCAGGAATGTGCCGATAAAGCCGGAGCCGATTTAAGAAAAGCTGCCGACTTATTGCCAATTGACTGGGACGAAACCTCTGTGGGTAAAAATACATTAGGTAAAAACCAGTTACGTGCCAATAAAATTATGGCTTTGGGTTACCTGGGTAAAAACTACCTGTGGGCTGCTAGTCCGTTAATGAAAAACGGTGCCGAAACAGGTGGTGGAAACACCTATAACTACGACGAGGATTATGCACGCAAAGCTGCTGATGCTTTTGGTGAATTACTAAACCTTGTAGAAGGTGGGCAAACCCAATATTCGCTGGTAGATTTCGATTATGAAGACATTTATAATCACAAGAAATCGAGCGGAGTTGATACGAAGTATAGTGATATGTTCTATACTACCGGACAAAACTGGTTAATGCCGGGTTCTACCGAAGCGATATTCCGCGGTCCTTCAACCGATTTCAACGGTAGTAACTGGAACACCACAAAAACATTCGGACCAAAAGTAAAAGGTATAGTAGAACACGATAACATCATTCACCATCCTACAGCCAATTACGTGAAGAATTATGGTATGGCCAACGGTTTACCATTGGATGATCCTGAATCGGGTTTTGATCCTGAATATCCTTTTAAAGACCGTGATCCACGTTTCTACCACGATATTGTTTTCGATGGATTTAAATACGTGAATGCCACCATGCCTGCAGATATGGAATACCTGCGCTACACTGGTTTGGCAACAAACGGTACAATGCGTAATGCTGCTGATGGTAGCCGAACTGGTTATTTTATTCAAAAACTGGTACCACATACGGCAAATAAATACGATGGAGCCTATAACTGGAGTGATAACCTGCATACATACCTTCCATACATGCGCTTAGGCGACATTTACACCATGTATGCCGAAGCATGTGCTGCTTTTGGTGGTGCATCAGGGAAAGCGTCAAATTTCACAAAAACAGCTGAAGATGCGCTTAACACGCTTCGCGATCGTTGTGGTGCCGGTCATGTTGCTGCTTCGTATACGGCAAGCCGCGAAAAATTCATCGACGAGGTGAGAAGAGAACGTGCTGTAGAGCTTTCATTCGAAGGCTTCCGCTTTAACGACTTACAACGTTGGTTGTTGCTTACCGAGTATCCTTACAATGTAAAAACTTCTCAAGAGTTTGACCGGGTAGAAGACGCTGAGTTCTATGAGAACAATGATCCAAGAGATGCAAGGGTAGCCAACTTTAGAGAAGAAGTCATTTTAACACGTCAGTTTGGAGTTAAGCACTACTGGTTCCCGCTTAAAATAGAGGATGTATCTATGTATCCTGAATTTGGGCAGAATCCAGGTTGGTAG
- a CDS encoding endo-1,4-beta-xylanase, producing MKYINRLLLGAVSILFMASCVDDSLLDYRVDKPESVVQQEYLNEYDVLKSYVDRSASPDFKLGAGVSLNAFNEKGLVYSHIMSNFDEVTAGYAMKHGAIVQNNGSLDLLGVDKFIATAQEAGVTIYGHTLAWHANQNAEYLNGIIADREIEIDPNDANNALHANTPEAKTNSWDWQLEYTLPTPLTQGVEYTLKMRAKASSAFTVDFWRTNGSSTDYGPNIAFGESWGDVSATFTPTMDATRLQFCFGAFGGDLYFDDMVLTASGSEENLIENGAFDEEDLSGWQKPSWHSYSFLVEPVAAGPATWWTNLVTNSNVESDDVSSFFATEITVGPDPATIGAAGTGADGVGRAIVVKSGDNPTNTWDTQFFVKAPQQLQAGQAYRFSMKVKADKPATISSQSHNNPGGYVYWSMIGNPAVTTEWQEYTNSGVISADQAGANGMNTIAFNLAELAEANTYYFDDIVWEIEESGNKIPLTPEEKADTLSWALENWISGTLEVTKGYVKAWDVVNEPMDDGNPYELKSGVGKTDMAADEFYWQDYLGKDYAVMAFNLAVQYGSPEDKLFINDYNLEYNIDKCKGLIKFVEYIEEQGARVDGIGTQMHINTNSDKDKIVEMFNLLAATGKLIKISELDMGIADGVTTANATEEDLQAQADMYQFVVEKYLELIPAGQQYGITAWSPLDSPDDSSWRAGQPIGLWNEGYYRKPAYAGFADGLSGE from the coding sequence ATGAAATACATAAATAGACTTTTGTTGGGTGCCGTTTCTATTCTTTTTATGGCATCCTGCGTTGATGATAGTTTACTCGATTACAGAGTTGATAAACCGGAAAGTGTAGTCCAACAGGAGTATTTGAATGAATACGATGTGTTAAAATCATACGTTGACAGAAGCGCCAGCCCCGATTTTAAATTGGGAGCCGGAGTTTCTCTAAACGCTTTCAACGAGAAAGGATTGGTTTATAGTCATATCATGTCAAACTTCGATGAAGTTACAGCAGGATATGCAATGAAACATGGTGCAATTGTGCAAAACAATGGAAGCCTGGACTTATTAGGAGTGGATAAATTTATTGCTACCGCACAAGAAGCGGGTGTTACCATTTATGGACATACGCTTGCGTGGCATGCCAATCAGAATGCTGAATACCTTAACGGTATAATTGCTGATCGGGAAATAGAAATTGATCCTAATGATGCCAACAACGCTTTGCATGCTAATACACCCGAAGCGAAGACCAACAGTTGGGATTGGCAGCTTGAATACACTCTACCTACGCCATTAACACAGGGGGTGGAATATACATTAAAAATGCGTGCAAAAGCCTCAAGCGCATTTACCGTTGACTTTTGGCGAACTAACGGATCATCAACCGATTACGGTCCGAACATAGCCTTTGGCGAAAGCTGGGGCGATGTTTCCGCAACATTCACACCGACTATGGATGCTACCCGATTGCAATTTTGTTTCGGAGCATTTGGAGGTGATCTTTATTTTGATGACATGGTTCTTACCGCAAGTGGTTCGGAAGAAAATTTAATTGAAAACGGAGCTTTCGATGAGGAAGATTTAAGCGGATGGCAAAAACCAAGTTGGCATAGTTACTCTTTCTTGGTTGAACCTGTTGCAGCAGGGCCTGCTACGTGGTGGACAAACTTGGTAACTAACAGCAATGTGGAAAGTGACGATGTTTCCAGCTTTTTCGCCACAGAAATAACTGTTGGGCCAGATCCCGCTACTATTGGTGCCGCGGGTACAGGAGCCGACGGTGTGGGTAGAGCAATTGTTGTAAAGTCGGGAGATAACCCTACTAACACATGGGATACTCAGTTCTTTGTAAAAGCACCCCAGCAGCTGCAAGCAGGTCAAGCTTATCGGTTTAGCATGAAGGTTAAAGCAGATAAACCCGCAACAATATCTTCTCAATCGCATAATAATCCAGGGGGTTATGTATATTGGTCTATGATTGGTAACCCTGCAGTTACTACCGAATGGCAGGAATATACAAATTCAGGAGTTATTTCAGCCGATCAGGCAGGCGCTAATGGTATGAACACCATAGCTTTTAATCTTGCAGAATTAGCAGAAGCCAATACGTATTATTTTGATGATATCGTATGGGAGATCGAGGAGTCGGGAAATAAAATACCATTGACACCCGAAGAAAAGGCAGATACCCTTTCCTGGGCATTGGAGAACTGGATTTCCGGAACTCTGGAAGTGACCAAAGGATACGTAAAAGCTTGGGACGTTGTGAATGAACCAATGGATGATGGCAATCCGTATGAATTGAAATCCGGTGTTGGTAAAACAGATATGGCTGCTGACGAATTCTATTGGCAAGACTACCTTGGAAAAGATTATGCAGTTATGGCTTTCAACCTGGCAGTGCAATACGGTAGCCCTGAAGATAAATTATTCATCAACGATTATAACCTGGAATACAACATTGATAAATGTAAAGGGCTTATAAAATTTGTTGAGTATATCGAGGAACAAGGCGCTCGTGTTGATGGAATTGGAACACAGATGCACATTAACACCAACTCTGATAAGGATAAAATTGTGGAGATGTTTAACCTGTTGGCTGCTACCGGGAAACTGATAAAAATATCAGAACTGGATATGGGTATTGCTGATGGAGTAACAACAGCAAATGCAACAGAGGAAGACCTGCAAGCTCAGGCAGACATGTATCAGTTTGTTGTTGAAAAGTACCTGGAATTGATTCCGGCAGGTCAACAATACGGTATTACTGCATGGAGCCCGCTTGATAGTCCGGACGACTCTTCATGGAGAGCAGGACAGCCAATTGGTCTTTGGAATGAAGGTTATTATAGAAAACCGGCTTATGCCGGATTTGCAGATGGCTTATCTGGTGAATAG